The Nitrospira sp. genome segment GCCTGGATGTCCAGGACACAGGACATGATCGCTCAGCTGCCACAGGCCGCGCGACCTGTGATACTCACGGTCGAGGCCTGTTTCTTAGAAAAGCCGGCTCTGTTTAGGGAGCGAACCGCGTGGCCGTTCGCGAAGTTGTCCTATGTGATTTACACGAGTGGATCGACCGGTGTTCCGAAGGGAGCGATGGTGACGGAGCGAGGGCTGGTCAATCATCTTCGGAGCAAGATCTCTATGCTCCAGCTTGGACCGACCGACATCATCGCGCAGACCGCGTCCCAGGGATTCGACATTTCGATCTGGCAGCTCACGGCCGCGCTCCTCTGCGGCGCCCGCACACTCGTCGTGCCCGACGAAGTCGCTCGCGATCCAGAGCAACTGCTTCGTTATGTCGATGTTCGGAAAGTGACCGTCCTCCAAACGGTGCCGACTTTGCTGCAGGGCATGCTCGACAGCGCTGCCGCGGCCGGAGCCAACGCACCGGCATTGACTCGCCTGCGATGGCTCTTGCCTACCGGAGAAGCGCTACCGCCTGCCTTGATCCGCCGATGGTTCGAGCGATACCGACATGTGCCGTTGATCAATGCCTATGGACCGGCCGAATGCGCCGACGATGTCGCCATGGCGACTATCACGGCACCACCGGACGAAGCCTATGCTCATGCTCCGATCGGCAAGCCCATCGCTAACATTCGGGGCTATGTCGTGGACGGCTGGCTGGAACCGGTGCCGATCGGCGCCGCAGGTGAACTGTGCGTAGCAGGAGCCGGCGTCGGCCGCGGCTATCTCCACGATCCGGCCAGGACAGCCGAGGCGTTCGTGCCGGACCCCTTCTCCGATGAACCGGGCGCGCGGCTCTATCGGACCGGCGACCGCGTCCGTCATCGTCCGGACGGGACGATGGAGTTTCTCGGACGCAGGGATCATCAAGTCAAAGTCCGGGGTGTGCGCATCGAGTTGGGCGAAGTCGAATTGCGGTTGCAGGCTCATCCGGATGTTCGCGAAGCGGCGGCTGTCGTGCGCCAGGACCGTCCGGGACAGAAACGATTAACGGCCTATGTGGTGTCTCGCGACGGTGCGTCGTGCGATTCCGATGTGTTGGTCCGCCTGCTGCGCGAGCAATTGCCGGAGCCGATGGTCCCCTCTGCGATCGTCACGCTCCAAGCATTGCCTCGCAACGACAACGGCAAGATCGACCGGCAGGCCTTGCCCGAGCCGGACCATGCGGCGGTAAAGGAATGGACTGCTGCCCGCACGCCGACTGAAGCGCGGTTGGCGGCGGTCTGGGCCGAGGTGTTGAGGTTGGAGCGTGTCGGCGTTCACGACAATTTCTTCGAGCTGGGCGGGGATTCCATCCTTAGTTTACAGGTGATTTCACGTGCCAAGGCACAAGGCCTGCCGCTCACACCGCGACATCTGTTCCAACATCAGACGATCGCCGAACTGGCGGAGGCCGCAGGCTGCAGGATTGAAGGAGTCGATTCGAAGCTGAATCACGGGATACGGGTTCAGAGACCGACAGATCCAGCCCTACTAGAAGCGGCGCGGCGATTGTATCCCACAATCGAAGATGTCTATCCGCTCACCCCGTTGCAGCAGGGGCTGCTGTTTCACAGTCTGTACGAACCGCAATCCGGCGTCTACATCGAGCAGCTGAGTTGTCGTCTCCGCGGCCACCTTGATCATGCCGCATTCCTCGATGCATGGCGGATGGTGATCGCACGCTCGACACCGCTCCGCACCGCGTTTGTGTGGCAGGAACTCGACAGGCCCGTGCAGGTTGTGTTGCCGGGCGAGGCGCCGCCCATCATCGAACTCGATTGGCGCGATGCATCCGAATTCAACCAGAGAGAACGGCTACGGGATTTTCTCCGGAACGATAGGCTGACGGACTTCGACCTGACAAGACCGCCGCTGATGCGTCTTGCCTTGATCCGTGTGGCAGATGACGCGCGCTACCTGATTTGGACGCATCATCACATCGTCCTCGACGGCTGGTGTCTTCCCATCATTCTGGGTGATCTGTTCGCCTGCTACGCCTTCTTCAAAGGTGGTCCCGATCCAGGCGAGCCGCAGTCGCAACCGTATCGAAACTATGTTGACTGGATTGTATCGCAGGACCAGACGGCGGCGGAGCAGTACTGGCGCAAGACCCTGGCGGGAATCACTTCTACCACACCCCTTCCGACTGATCGCTCGCCGGACGGCGCGCAGTCAGATGCCGGATACGGCATGCATCGATTGACGATCTCAGCGGTCAGAACATCCGCCCTTCATGAGTATGCCTCCAGAGAACGCATCACGGTCAATACGCTGGTACAGGGAGCGTGGGCACTGTTACTGAGCCGTTACTGTGGCGAGGAAGACGTGCTGTTCGGCACGACGGTGTCGGGACGCTCTGCGGATATCTCGGGTATCGAAACAATGCTCGGGCTATTCATCAACACGTTGCCGCTACGGATCACTGCGTCTCCAGACGCCGTTCTGCAGGATTGGTTGCGAGGATTGCTGCAGCAGAATGCCGAGTTGCGCCAGTACGAGCATATTTCCCTCGCACAGATCCAGAGCTGGAGTCAGATGCCGCGCGGCACTCAGCTCTTCAACAGCCTCCTGGTCTTTGACAACCATCCGACTGACCAAACCCTGGATGACGGCGGCGCCGGTTTGACCGCTCATGATGTCTACCTGGAGGGCCAGACCAATTATCCGTTGACCGTCAACGTCGTGCCGGGCGAATCGCTCTGTTTTCTCCTGTCCTATCAGCAGAAGCGCTTTTCTCCTGAACGCGTGCAACATATCGCAGCGCATCTGGACCTGGTGCTGAGTCAGTTGGTCGCGCAGCCGGATCTGCGTCTCTCGGCGATCGGGGTGTTGGGGGCGGAAGAGCGGCGGCAGGTGGTGGAGGAGTGGAATGCGACACGACGAGAGTATCCGATAGGCGCGACAGTGCCGGAATTGATCTACCATTGCGTACTGCGCACACCGGCAGCGGCAGCGGTACGGTTAGATGAGCAGGTGTTGAGTTATGCGGAGTTATGGCGCCGAAGCACCGTGTTGGCAGCCCAGCTGCGACGGCAGGGTGTCGGTCCCGATGTGTTGGTGGGGATATGTGCCGAGCGGTCGCTGGAAATGGTCATCGGCCTTCTGGGGATCTTGCAGGCAGGCGGGGCCTACGTGCCGATCGATCCCAGTTATCCGGCCGATCGGATCGCCTACATGCTGGCCGACGTGGCGCCCTCTGTGCTGCTGACGCAACCGGCTCTACGGGGGCAGCTGCCGCCGTTCGCCGGGCTGTGTCTCGAACTCTCTGCCGCTGCGCCGGAAGAATCTGAAACGGCGTATCTCCCGCCGACGCCGGTGAGGCTGGAACATCTGGCCTACACGATCTATACGTCCGGCTCCACCGGGCGCCCCAAAGGGGCGGGCAACACGCATGGAGGATTACTCAATCGACTGCAATGGATGCAGGAATATTTCGGCCTGACGCCGGCCGACCGCGTGTTGCAGAAGACGCCGTTCAGCTTCGACGTGTCGGTGTGGGAGTTGTTCTGGCCCTTGATGACCGGCGCGGAGTTAGTGCTGGCTCTGCCGGAGGAACACAAGGACGGACTGCGACTCAAAGAGCGGATCCTCAAGCAGCAGATCACGACGCTGCACTTCGTACCGCCGATGCTGCAGGCGTTTCTGGAGACACCAGGGGTGGAGGTTTGTGCCGGAACGTTGCGGCGAGTGGTCTGCAGCGGGGAAGCGCTGAGCGAAGCGGTCCAGCGGCAGTGTTGGGCGCGGCTGCCGGGGGTGGAACTGCACAATCTCTATGGCCCGACGGAAGCGGCGATCGATGTGACGGTATGGTCGTGTGATCCGACAGTTCCAGCCGATCCAGTCCCGATCGGGCGACCGATCGCCAACACCCAAATTTATATCTTGGATGATCGAGGCGAGCCGATCCCAATCGGCGTCCCGGGGGAAGTGCATATCGGGGGCGTGAACGTGGCGCGTGGCTATCACCGGCGACCGGCGTTGACAGCGGAGCGGTTCGTGCCGGATGCGTTCAGCGCGGAGCCGGGTCGGCGCATGTACCGGACGGGTGATCTGGCGCGGTACCGGCCGGATGGCGCGATCGAGTATCTGGGCCGGCTGGACCATCAGGTGAAGATCCGAGGCGTACGCATCGAACTGGGCGAGGTCGACAGCTGCCTGCTCCAACATTCGGCGGTGCAAGAGGCAATCGTCGTGGCGCAGGACACAGTGGCGGGGAACAAACGGTTGGTCGGCTATGTGGTTCTCCGATCGGGTCACGAGGTGTCGGTCGAGGTTTTACGGCAATGGGTCGGGGAGCGGCTGCCGGATGCGTTCGTCCCAAGCGTCGTGCTGGCGCTCGCAGCTCTGCCGCTAACGCCCAACGGCAAGGTCGATCGCAAGACGTTGCCGGTTCCGGATCTGCTGGCACGGCGGACGCAGGCCTATGAAGAGCCGATCACAGAATTTGAACGAAATCTGGCTGCTATTTGGGCCGAAGTGCTTGGACAGCCGCGTGTGAGCCGGTTCGACAACTTCTTCGAGCTCGGCGGTGATTCGATCAACACGCTGCAAGTATTGGCACGCGCCCATCAGCGCGGCTTGAAACTGACTCCCAAGCAATTGTTCGAGCATCCGACGGTGGCGGCAGCCGCCGCAGTGGCGGTGCCGATAGAGGCGACTTCCGAAGTGGAGATATCGGGAAAAGACACAGAAATCGGCGGGCTCGTGGGCATTGGGCTGTCCGACGAAGACATGAGTAATCTGTTGGAAGAATTGAAATAGGAGACGGAGTGACGAAGTCCGCATTACCCGATCACATCGACTCGATCTATCCTCTCTCTCCGATGCAGGAGGGGATGCTGTTTCATACGCTCATGAATCCCGGCACCGGGATTTATCTGATGCAGAACCGGTATCTCCTCGAGGGCGACCTGAATTATGACGCGTTCGTGCGAGCGTGGAATGTCGTGCTCGACCGACATCCGGTGCTCCGAACCTCGTTCGTGTGGAAGAACCAAAAGCGTCCGCTGCAAGCGGTGCACAAACGGGTGGATGTGCCGATCGTCTCGCTGGATTGGAGAGGTCAGACCCGCCGCGAGCAGATCGCGCGGTTGGACGCCGAGCTGGAAGCCGAACTCCGGGAAGGATTCGATTTCGCAAAGGCGCCGCTTATGCGGCTGTGGCTGATCCGGCTGGCGGATGACCGTTACCAGTTCGTGCACAGCTTCCACCATATTCTCCTCGACGAATGGTGCATCTCTCTCCTCTTAATGGATTTCCTCGGTCACTATGGATCGCTTGTGCGGGGTGAGCGACTCACGCGCGAGAAACCGCGTCCCTATCGCGATTACATCGCGTGGTTGCAGAAACAGGACATCACTGCTTCGGAATCCTTCTGGCGGGGGTACCTCAAAAACTTCCCCACGCCGACGCCGCTGCCTTATGACCGGTTGCCGGAAGGCCTCGCCGACCAAAACGAAGACGCGGCGGATCACTGTTTGTACCTGAGTGCCGACACCTCGGCGACGCTCGTGGATCTGGCCCAGCGGCATCGTCTGACGGTAAACACGTTCTTTCAGGGCGCGTGGGCGCTATTGCTCAGCTACTACAGCAGCGAACGCGAGGTCCTCTTCGGGGTTACGGTGGCCGGCCGTCCGACCGAATTGCTGGGCGTCGAGTCGATCCTTGGTCTGTTCATCAATACTCTGCCGCTTCGAATCTCCATGCAGCCGGACCGTCCCCTGACGGATTGGTTGAAGGACCTGTTGGCGGAGAACGTGCGCGTGCGGCAGTACGACTATGCACCGCTCGTCCAGATGCAGCGATGGAGTGAGGTGCCGCGGGGGGAGGCGCTATTCCACAGTCTGTTCGTCTTTGAAAACGCACCGGTGGATCGGGAACTTAGCGAGGGACGGATCATTTTCAAGGGCGAAGAGGAACAGTACCGAGTCCACACGAACTATCCCCTTACCGTCATGGGATGGCCGGGACGAGAATTGGGGCTGAAGATTTCCTACGACAAGCGGCTGTTCGACCCCGATACGACCGGCCGCATGATCAGGCATTTCAAGACACTGCTCGAAGTGATGGCGGAACAGCCGACTGCTCGGCTCGCCGACCTATCGCCGCTCAAACAGGATGAGCGGCTGCAACTGTTGACCGAATGGAATCCTGAAGCCGTGGCTGCCTGCGAGGAACAGTCCGAAAGCCTCCCGCGGCTGTTCGAAGCACAGGTCGAGCGTCGTCCGGATGCGGTGGCGGTTGAATGCCTCGAAGAGAAGGCGACGTATCGTGAATTGAATCGGCGGGTCAACCGAGTCGCGCATGCGTTGGCCGAAGCGGGGGTGCAGCCGGACACCGTCGTGGCGCTGCTGGACGATCGTGGCATCGATCTGCTCACGATGATGCTGGGAGTCTTCAAGGCAGGCGGCGCGTATTTGCCTCTCGACCCACATCATCCTGTGTCGCGTCTGATACAGGTTGTGAAATTGAGCCGCTCCTCAGTCGTGCTCACGTCGCAGAAGTATCTTGCGCGACTGCAGGAAGCGGTCGTGGTGATCGATGAAGCGTCACGTCCCAGGCTCATGGCGATCGAACGGATTCTCGATGAAGCCTGTCGTGAAGATAACCCAGGCGATCGAGGACAATCCGAACATCTGGCCTACGTCATCTATACCTCCGGTTCCACCGGAGTGCCGAAGGGAGCGATGGTCACAAGGCGCGGCATGCTCAACAATATCCGCAGCAAGGTATCGGGGTTGGCGCTTGGGCCTGCCGACGTTATCGCGCAGACCGCCTCGCAATGTTTCGACATTTCCGTCTGGCAGTTCCTGACGGCGCTCACATGCGGAGCCAGGACGAGCATCGTTCCTGACGATACATCACAAGATCCATTTCAGCTACTCACGCATCTTGAACGGGTGGACATCACAATTCTGGAAACCGTCCCGGCTCTCCTCCAGGGCCTGTTGGATGCGGCATCGGAAGTACGATCCGATGCCGCGCCTCGGCTTCAAAGGCTTCGATGGGTCCTGCCGACCGGCGAGGCCCTTCCGCCGCCGGTGTGTCGCCAGTGGCTGGCCCGCTATCCGACAATTCCATTGCTGAACGCCTACGGACCAGCGGAATGCGCGGACGATGTGGCCGTCCATCCCATCCTTGAGCCGCCGGCGGCCGACATGACGCATATGCCGATCGGATGCCCGATCGAAGGGACCCGCCTGCACATTTTGAACGCCTGGTTGGAGCCGGTGCCGCCGGGGGTTTGCGGTGAACTCTATGTGGCGGGGATCGGGGTCGGTCGTGGATATTTGCAAGATCCCGCCCGAACTGCCGAAGTCTTTCTGCCGGACCGGTTCGGATCCGAGCCGGGCGCACGGATGTATCGGACCGGTGATCTGGCCCGTTATCGGAGAGATGGAGCTATCGAATTCGTCGGACGCGTCGATCAGCAGATCAAGCTGCGCGGGTTTCGGATCGAATTGGGCGAAATCGAAACGCATCTGTTGTCGAGCCCGCTCGTCCGCGAAGCGGCCGTGTTGCTGCATACCGACGCACGAGGCGAGAAACGATTGGCGGCCTATCTCGTCGGTCATGAGGAGGGAGGCCTGAGCGTGCCCGCATTGCGCGAACTCTTACTGCCGCAGCTCCCCGAATACATGGTGCCGACGGCGTTTGTGCCGTTGCCGGTGCTTCCTCGTACGCCGAACGGCAAGATCGATCGCCTCGCGCTGGAGGCGTTGGATCTGGGCGATCAGTTCGCCCGTTCCTATACGGCGCCGCGCACGGCGACGGAGGAAATTCTGGCAGGCATCTGGTCTGATGTGCTGGGTGTCGAGCGGGTCGGCGTTCACGACGACTTCTTCGAGTTGGGAGGGCATTCGCTGCTGGCGACGCAGATCATGTCCCGGCTCCGCAGCACGTTCCACGTTGAGCTTTCGCTGCGGACCGTGTTCGAGTCCACCAGCGTCGCGGCCTTGGCTGCAGCCGTGGATCGTGCGCGGGAAGACGTCGCGGCCATCCAGGCACCACCATTAGTACCGGTCGACCGCACCGGCCCGCTGCCCGCGTCCTTCGCCCAACAGCGTCTTTGGTTCCTCGCGCAGCTGGAGCCGGACAGCCCCTTCTACAATCTTCCGGCCGGGTTCCGCCTGCTGGGCAGGTTGGATGTGGATCTGTTGACGGCCGGTCTCAATCAAGTGATCGGGCGGCACGAAGCCTTACGGACGGTGTTTCAGGAAACCGACGGACAACCGACGCAGGTCGTGCTGTCATCGATGATGGTCGAGATTCCCGTCGTCGATCTCCGCGAGATCCCTGAGGAAAAGCGGACGGACGAGTTGACCAAGCAGACCGAAGCGGAAGCACAGCGAATTTTCGATCTGACGCGCGGGCCGCTGGTGCGCGCGCGAGTCTGGCGCATCGGGGAAGAGGAGTACGTGTTGCTGATGACCCTTCATCACATCGTCTCCGACGGCTGGGCGATGGACGTCTTGATCAGGGAATTGGTGACGTACTATCAGGCCGGTTTCTCGGGACAACCGTCAGCGTTGCCGCCGTTGTCCATCCAGTATGCCGATTATGCGGTCTGGCAGCGTGACTGGATGCAGGGGGCCGTGCTGGAGACTCAGCTGGCCTATTGGAAAGACCGCTTGGGGGATGCGCCGGCCGCCTTGGAGTTACCGACCGATCGACCTCGTCCCACGGTGCAGACCTATCGTGGCGCATGCTGCGAGTTTGCGGTACCGGGCGAGTTGGTGCAGCAGATCACAGGCTTTAGCCGACGGCAGGGCCTCACCCTCTATATGACCCTGCTCACGGCGTTCACGGCGTTGCTGCACCATTATAGTGGCCGAACCAGCATTCTGGTCGGCAGTCCTGTCGCGAACCGGCTCCGAATCGAGGTGGAAGAGCTGATCGGACTCTTCGTCAACACGCTCGTGTTGCGAACGGATATTCCGGACAACCCGCGCTGGATCGATCTGTTAGATCGTGTCAGAAAGGAAGTACTGGATGCCCAGACCCATCAAGATCTTCCCTTCGAACATCTGGTGGACGCGCTGCGGCCGGAGCGGAATTTGAGCCATTCTCCGCTCTTTCAGGTCATGTTCACCGTGCAGACGCCGGCGGAACAATCCATGGAACCCCCGGGACTTCGGGTGGACAACATGGAGATCGATCCAGGTACCGCGCTGTTCGACCTGTCACTGGACATGGTCGTCGAGCCGGACCGGCTGTCCGGGTCCTTCGAATACAATACGGATCTTTTCGATGAAAGCACCGTCCGAGAGTTTGCGGACGGCTTCCTGAAGATTCTGGCTTCCATAATCGCCAAGCCGGAAGGACGACTACACGATACGTCTCCCTTGACGGAACGCGAGCGTCACCTACAACTCGTCGAGTGGAACAATGTTCCGGGTCCGGATTTGACGCTCGACTATGTCGCGCGGTTCGCCGCGCAAGTTGAGCGCACGCCCGAATCTACGGCAGTCGTATGTCGGGAACAGAGTTGGACCTATCGGGAGCTCCATCAACGGGCGAGCAAGACGGCGGACGCGTTGGCGGCAGCCGGAGTCGGTCCGGACTCGGTCGTGGCCTTGCTCGGAGAACGGGGCCCTGGGCTGCTGGCGATGATCCTCGGAGTCCTGGAGGCGGGGGGCGCCTATCTGCCGTTGGATCCGCGGCACCCCAAACAGCGCATGGCGCAGATCGGGGAACTCAGCCGTCCGCTCGTTCTGTTGGTGACGCGGGAATGGGAGGCTCGAGCCACCGACCTGGTGAACGAACTTCCGGCGGACAGGCGGCCGCGGATGCTGACGATCGAACAGGTGATGGAGCGGGATATTGATCCGGCCGGTCTCAGACCGATCCGCGCAGCCGGACGCTTGGCCTATCTCATCTATACATCGGGCTCGACCGGCACGCCCAAAGGGGTGATGGTCGCGCAGGAGGGCATGCTCAACAATATCTTGTACAAGCTGGACAGTCTGGAGATGAGCGCCGACGATGTCGTCGCGCAGACCGCCTCGCAATGTTTCGACATCTCCGTCTGGCAGTTTCTGGCGGCCCTGTTGTGCGGCGCGAGGGTACACATCGTTCTGGACGACGTGGCCCATGATCCAACGGCGTTGTTGTATCACTTGGACGAGGCCGGCATCACCATCGTCGAGCCGGTTCCTGCGGTGCTGCAGGGGCTTCTTGCCGTTGATGGGAGCGTGCCTGCTTTGGCAAGAGTACGGTGGGTCCTGCCGACGGGGGAGGCCCTATCCTCGGCCCTCTGTCGTCGATGGTTCGCGCGCTACCCGACTATTCCATTGATGAACGTGTACGGACCGGCCGAATGTTCGGACGACGTCGCCACTCACGCGATGTATGCGCCTCCGGACGATGGGGACCGTCCGGTGCCGATCGGTCGGCCCGTTCCAGGCCTGCGTCTCTACATTCTGAATCGCCATCTGTCCCCTGTGCCGGTCGGCACAGCCGGAGAACTCTGTGTCGGAGGTGTGGGAGTGGGACGCGGCTATCTCCACGATTCCAAGCGGACGGCGGCGGCTTTCGTACCGGATCCCTTTGGACCGGATGCGGGAGCGAGGCTGTATCGCACAGGGGACCTCGCCCGCTATCGGCCGGACGGGGCCATCGAGTTTGTAGGACGCGTGGATCACCAGGTCAAGATACGCGGCTACCGCATCGAGCCGGGTGAGATCGAGGCCAGAGTGCTGGAGCAGCCGGGGGTTCTGGAAGCTGTGGTGATGGCGCGTGAAGATCAGCCCGGACAGCGGCGGCTGGTCGCATACGTGATACCGGATGGCCCGGAAGCGTTGGATCTCCAAGAAGTGCGGCGTCGGCTCCAAGACAGGTTGCCGGACTATATGATTCCGAGTTCGTTCGTCCTCATGGATACCTTGCCGCGGAGCTCAAACGGAAAGATCGACCGCCGAGCGCTGCCGGCTCCGGACCTCGCCGGACAGGCGGAACGCTCCTACCGGCCTCCGGCTACGCCGGCAGAGGCGGCACTCACGAAAATTTGGGAAGAAGTATTGGGGTTGGCGCAGGTCGGCACGCAGGACAATTTTTTCGAACTGGGCGGCGATTCCATCGTAAGCCTACAAGTGATTGCCCGGGCCAAACAGGTTGGATTGTTGCTCAGCCCCCGCCAGATCTTTCAACACCAAACGGTGGCCGAGCTTGCGGCGGTGGCCGGACGGGAAGCAGTGGTCGCGCTGGAAGCGGAGCAGGGAGCGGTCACGGGAGAGGCGCCATTGACGCCTATTCAACGCGCGTTCTTCGAATTGCCGCTGGTCAATCCTCACCACTGGAATCAATCGGTCTTGCTGGAAGCGAAAGAGCCGCTCGCGGAGTCGGCCTTGGAGACCGCGGTGGCGGCGCTCATCGCACACCATGACGCGCTACGGCTTCGATTCGTGCAGACGGATGGCGGTTGGCGCCAATCGCACGCGCCGATTCCGCAGGGGCCGCTTGTCCGCCGTGTGAATCTTGCCGCGCTCTCCGACTCGGAACGCTGTGCGTCGTTCGAAGCGCAGGCCACGCAGTGGCAGGGGAGTTTAAATATCTCGGAAGGGCCGCTCTTGCACGTAGTCTGGTTCGAGATGGGGGACGGTTCGTCTGATCGGTTGTTGATTGCGGTGCATCATCTTGCGGTGGACGGTGTTTCCTGGAGAATCTTCTTGGAGGATCTGCAGACCCTCTACCGGCAGGCCGTGGAAAACCGTCCGATACCATTGGCGCCCAAAACGACTTCTTTCCGCCAGTGGGCCGAACGGTTACGGCGGTATGCCGAAACCGAAGTCACGAAAGATCCGTCTTCCGCCGTCTGGCTGACGACAGAGGGAGAGCGATCGATCGTGCTGCCCGTCGACGATCCAACCGGCAGTGATCGGGAGGCCGCCTCCGAGACGCTGACTGTGTCATTGGACGAACGGGATACGCAGGCGCTGTTACATGATATCTCTGCCGCGTACGGAACGCAGATCAACGATGCGCTGTTGACGGCGTTGGTCCAGACGCTTGGTCGATGGATCGGTCTCGATCGTGTGACGATCGATCTCGAAGGGCACGGGCGGGAGGATTTGTTTCCAGAACTGGATATCTCGCGCACGGTCGGGTGGTTCACCAGCGTCTTCCCAGTGACCTTGGACTTGACACACTCGGATTCGCCCGGAGAAGCGCTCAAGACGGTGAAAGAACAACTGCGGAAAATTCCAGGCCGCGGTGTCGGTTACGGGATCGTTCGATATCTGACGAAGCACGGTCTCGAGGCAGCCGGGGCGCGCCCTGCCCCGCGGGTTCCGGTGGGATTCAACTATCTCGGACAGTTCGATGCGGTCGCCACGGAAGAGTCGTCCTTCGTTCTGTCTACAGAATCGGTCGGCAAGGAGCACGATCCCCGCAATCCGATGGAATATGAACTGGATATCAATGCGTCAGTCGTGAACGGATGCCTGGAGGTCATGTGGACATACAGCCGCGAACGCTATCGTTCTGGCACGATCACGTCCCTGGCGACGGCATATCAAAGAGATTTGCGAAGGTTGATCGCCCATTGTCTGTCCACCGACGCAGGCGGTTACACGCCGTCCGATTTTCCAAATGTGGATTTGGAACAGGACGCGCTGGACGCGATCTTAGAGCAAATGAACTGACTTGGAGCAGGCATGAGTAAGAAAAAGGATATCGAGTCGATTCATTATCTCTCTCCACTGCAAGAAGGACTGCTCTTCCATGCCGTGTCCGACGCGGATGCGGATCCATATTTC includes the following:
- a CDS encoding amino acid adenylation domain-containing protein, whose protein sequence is MTKSALPDHIDSIYPLSPMQEGMLFHTLMNPGTGIYLMQNRYLLEGDLNYDAFVRAWNVVLDRHPVLRTSFVWKNQKRPLQAVHKRVDVPIVSLDWRGQTRREQIARLDAELEAELREGFDFAKAPLMRLWLIRLADDRYQFVHSFHHILLDEWCISLLLMDFLGHYGSLVRGERLTREKPRPYRDYIAWLQKQDITASESFWRGYLKNFPTPTPLPYDRLPEGLADQNEDAADHCLYLSADTSATLVDLAQRHRLTVNTFFQGAWALLLSYYSSEREVLFGVTVAGRPTELLGVESILGLFINTLPLRISMQPDRPLTDWLKDLLAENVRVRQYDYAPLVQMQRWSEVPRGEALFHSLFVFENAPVDRELSEGRIIFKGEEEQYRVHTNYPLTVMGWPGRELGLKISYDKRLFDPDTTGRMIRHFKTLLEVMAEQPTARLADLSPLKQDERLQLLTEWNPEAVAACEEQSESLPRLFEAQVERRPDAVAVECLEEKATYRELNRRVNRVAHALAEAGVQPDTVVALLDDRGIDLLTMMLGVFKAGGAYLPLDPHHPVSRLIQVVKLSRSSVVLTSQKYLARLQEAVVVIDEASRPRLMAIERILDEACREDNPGDRGQSEHLAYVIYTSGSTGVPKGAMVTRRGMLNNIRSKVSGLALGPADVIAQTASQCFDISVWQFLTALTCGARTSIVPDDTSQDPFQLLTHLERVDITILETVPALLQGLLDAASEVRSDAAPRLQRLRWVLPTGEALPPPVCRQWLARYPTIPLLNAYGPAECADDVAVHPILEPPAADMTHMPIGCPIEGTRLHILNAWLEPVPPGVCGELYVAGIGVGRGYLQDPARTAEVFLPDRFGSEPGARMYRTGDLARYRRDGAIEFVGRVDQQIKLRGFRIELGEIETHLLSSPLVREAAVLLHTDARGEKRLAAYLVGHEEGGLSVPALRELLLPQLPEYMVPTAFVPLPVLPRTPNGKIDRLALEALDLGDQFARSYTAPRTATEEILAGIWSDVLGVERVGVHDDFFELGGHSLLATQIMSRLRSTFHVELSLRTVFESTSVAALAAAVDRAREDVAAIQAPPLVPVDRTGPLPASFAQQRLWFLAQLEPDSPFYNLPAGFRLLGRLDVDLLTAGLNQVIGRHEALRTVFQETDGQPTQVVLSSMMVEIPVVDLREIPEEKRTDELTKQTEAEAQRIFDLTRGPLVRARVWRIGEEEYVLLMTLHHIVSDGWAMDVLIRELVTYYQAGFSGQPSALPPLSIQYADYAVWQRDWMQGAVLETQLAYWKDRLGDAPAALELPTDRPRPTVQTYRGACCEFAVPGELVQQITGFSRRQGLTLYMTLLTAFTALLHHYSGRTSILVGSPVANRLRIEVEELIGLFVNTLVLRTDIPDNPRWIDLLDRVRKEVLDAQTHQDLPFEHLVDALRPERNLSHSPLFQVMFTVQTPAEQSMEPPGLRVDNMEIDPGTALFDLSLDMVVEPDRLSGSFEYNTDLFDESTVREFADGFLKILASIIAKPEGRLHDTSPLTERERHLQLVEWNNVPGPDLTLDYVARFAAQVERTPESTAVVCREQSWTYRELHQRASKTADALAAAGVGPDSVVALLGERGPGLLAMILGVLEAGGAYLPLDPRHPKQRMAQIGELSRPLVLLVTREWEARATDLVNELPADRRPRMLTIEQVMERDIDPAGLRPIRAAGRLAYLIYTSGSTGTPKGVMVAQEGMLNNILYKLDSLEMSADDVVAQTASQCFDISVWQFLAALLCGARVHIVLDDVAHDPTALLYHLDEAGITIVEPVPAVLQGLLAVDGSVPALARVRWVLPTGEALSSALCRRWFARYPTIPLMNVYGPAECSDDVATHAMYAPPDDGDRPVPIGRPVPGLRLYILNRHLSPVPVGTAGELCVGGVGVGRGYLHDSKRTAAAFVPDPFGPDAGARLYRTGDLARYRPDGAIEFVGRVDHQVKIRGYRIEPGEIEARVLEQPGVLEAVVMAREDQPGQRRLVAYVIPDGPEALDLQEVRRRLQDRLPDYMIPSSFVLMDTLPRSSNGKIDRRALPAPDLAGQAERSYRPPATPAEAALTKIWEEVLGLAQVGTQDNFFELGGDSIVSLQVIARAKQVGLLLSPRQIFQHQTVAELAAVAGREAVVALEAEQGAVTGEAPLTPIQRAFFELPLVNPHHWNQSVLLEAKEPLAESALETAVAALIAHHDALRLRFVQTDGGWRQSHAPIPQGPLVRRVNLAALSDSERCASFEAQATQWQGSLNISEGPLLHVVWFEMGDGSSDRLLIAVHHLAVDGVSWRIFLEDLQTLYRQAVENRPIPLAPKTTSFRQWAERLRRYAETEVTKDPSSAVWLTTEGERSIVLPVDDPTGSDREAASETLTVSLDERDTQALLHDISAAYGTQINDALLTALVQTLGRWIGLDRVTIDLEGHGREDLFPELDISRTVGWFTSVFPVTLDLTHSDSPGEALKTVKEQLRKIPGRGVGYGIVRYLTKHGLEAAGARPAPRVPVGFNYLGQFDAVATEESSFVLSTESVGKEHDPRNPMEYELDINASVVNGCLEVMWTYSRERYRSGTITSLATAYQRDLRRLIAHCLSTDAGGYTPSDFPNVDLEQDALDAILEQMN